A stretch of DNA from Salmo trutta chromosome 12, fSalTru1.1, whole genome shotgun sequence:
cagcatctctgtggaacgctttcgacacttgtagagtccataccctgacgaattgaggctgctcTGAGGGGAAAGGgagtggggtgcaactcaatattaggaagatgttcctaatgtttggtatattcagtgtcagtggtggaaaaagtactaacttgtcatacttgagtaaaagtaaagataccttaatagaaaatgactcaagtaaaagtcacctagtaaaattctactttagtaaaagtctaaaagtatttggttttaaatatacagtacttaagtatcaaaagcaaatggaattgctcaaatgtacttaagtatcaaaagtaaaagtagaaaccatttaaaattccttatattaaacaaaccagacggcacaaatgtaattttttttattgacggatatcCAGGGGCACATtccagacataatttacaaacaaagcatttgtgtttagtgagtccgccagatcagaggcagtagggatgacatgGGATGTTCTCTtgttaagtgtgtgaatttgaccattttcctgtcaaaatgtaacaagtacttttggtatcaaggaaaatgtatggagtaaaatttatattattttcttcaggaatgtagtgaagtaaaagttggcaaaaatataaatagtaaagtacagatacaccaactacttaaatagtactttaaagtatttttgcttaagtactttacaccactgttcagTGTATGTCTCCCTGTATATCTAGGATGTAAATGATCGGTGGAGTTTCCAGTACCCCAAGCTCTACGCCCCAGGCCAGCTCAACCAGTACTTCAGTAAGAGGGCCTTTGTCTACACGGTGTTACACAGTGGCTACAGCTCCCTGGTCCTCTTCTTCATTCCCTGGGCAGCCATGTACGACACGGTCCGAGACGACGGTAAAGACATTGTGGACTATCAGTCCTTCGCCCTGCTGGCCCAGACCTGCCTGCTCATCGCCGTCAGTATACAGGtaaggagaagggagaagggaaatAGTGTGTACTTATGTTATCAAATTTGGGCATTTGTGGTGGTATATGAATGTTTCAACTGAGGCTTAAACCATATttgcatacatacagttgaagtcggaagtttacatacactcaggttggagtcattaaaacttgtttttcaaccactccacaaatttcttgttaacttctatgggcaaggtgggacgctagcaccTGCGGGACACAACCATTGAAATATCAGGGCGACAAattcaaaatgtcataattcaaatttctcaaacatacaactattttacaccattttaaagatacacctctccttaatccaaccacattgtccgatttcgaaaaggctttacggcgaaagcataaagttagattatgttaggacagtgccaacacaagaaaaaccacacagccattttccaagcagaaAAGGGGTCACAAAAACAAGAGAtgcagctaaaatgaagcactaacctttgacgatcttcatcagatgacactcctaggactcaatgttacacattacatgtatgttttgttcgataaagttcatatttatatccaaaaccccccattttacattggcgcgtgatgttcagaaaatattttgcctcaaaCTGCCGGTGAATTAGCACAACAATTTATAAAAatacgttgataaaatattaaactgttattcaaagaattatagataaacatctccttaatgcaaccgctgtgacagatttcaaaaaagctccacggggaaagcacactttgcaataatctgagtacggcgctcagaaaaatacatcaggcaatacagatacccgccattttggagtcatctaaaatcataaatagcattataaatattcacttacctttaatgatcttcatcagaaggcacttccaggaatcccaggtccacaataaatgttgttttgttcgataaagtccataatttatgtccaaatacctccttgttgtttgcgcgttcagtaagctactccaaatgtaggaagcgtgcCGAAAATTTCaggacgaaaagtaaaaaaaatatatatttacgttcgtagcaacatgtcaaacgttgtatagcatcaatctttagggcctttttaacataaaacttcaataatattccaaccggacgattccaatgtcttgaaaaacgttatggaacacagctacttCATcatgtgaatgcgcgccaatgaactcatgtcattttctgagtcaccaacttcccggccttcttgttcgctctctgttcactgcaaaagcctgaaacaaggttctaaagactgttgacatctagtggaagccttaggaagtgcaaaatgaaccctaagtccctgtgtgttagataggcaatgacttgaaaagactacaagcatcagatttcccacttcctggttgtttttttctcaggtttttgcctgccatatgagttctgttatactcacagacatcattcaaacagttttagaaacttcagagtgttctatccatatctactaataatatgcaaatatttgactctgggcccgagtattaggcagtttactcagggcacgcttttcatccgaaatcgaaaatactgccccctataccttaaaaagttaacaaactatagttttggcaagtcagttaggacatctactttgtgcatgacacaagtaatttttccaacaattgtttacagacagattatttcacttataattcactgtatcacaattccagtgggtcagaagtttacatacactaagttgactgtgcctttaaacagcttggaaaattccagaaaatgatgtcatggctttagaaccttctgatagcctaattgacataatttgagtcaattggaggtgtacctgtggatgtatttcaaggcctaccttcaaactcagtgcctctttgcttgacatcatggcaaaatcaaaagaaatcagccaagacctcatgaAACAaatgtagacttccacaagtctggttcgtccttgggagcaatttccaaatgcctgaaggtaccacattcatttgtacaaacaatagtaagcaagtataaacaccatgggaccacgcagtcgtcatactgctcaggaaggagatgcgttctgtctcctcgagatgaacgtactttggtgcgagaagtgcaaatcaatcccggaacaacagcaaaggaccttgtgaagatgctggaggaaaccggtacaaaagtatctatatcaacagtagaacgagtcctatatcgacataccctgaaaggctgctcagcaaagaagaagccactgctccaaaaccgccataaaaaagccagactacagtttgcaactgcaaatggggacaaagatcgtactttttggagaattgtcctctggtctgataaaacaaaaatagaactgtttggccatgatgaccatcattatgtttggaggaaaaagggggaggcttgcaagccaaagtacaccatcccaaccgtgaagcacgggggtggcagcatcatgttgtggggggtgctttactgcaggagggactggtgcacttcacataattttccatcctcatgatggcatctattatgtggatatattgaagcagcatctcaagacatcagtcaggaagttaaagcttggtcgcaaatgggtcttccaaatggacaatgaccccaagcatacttccaaagttgttggcaaaatggcttaaggacaacaaagtcaaggtattggagtggccatcacaaagccctgacctcaatcctatagaaaatgtgtgggcagaactgaaaaagcgtgtgcgagcaaggaggcctacaaacctgactcagttaaccagctttgtcaggaggaatgggccaaaattcacccaacttattgtgggaagcttgtggaaggctacccgaaacatttgacccaagttaaacaatttaaaggcaatgctaccaaatactaattgagtgtatgtaaacttctgacccactgggaatgtgatgaaagaaataaaagctgaaataaatcattctcacttctattattgtgacatttcactttcttaaaataaagtggttatcctaactgacctaatttttacttggattaaatgtcagcaatgtgagaaactgattttaaatgtatttggttaaggtgtatgtaaacttccgacttgaactatGCACACTCTGGACTAATGTAAAGGCAtctctctaaacacacacacagtaacatagTCTGAGGTAGCTGCATGTGTCTTTGTTAAAGCTGGGTCTGGACACCCACTATTGGACGTCAGTGAACCAGTTCTTCCTGTGGGGCAGTCTGTGTGTGTACTTTGCTGTCATATTCACCATGTACAGCAATGGCATGTTTCTCATCTTCACCTCCTCCTTCCCCTTCATTGGTGAGTAGTACCACTCAGCACCTGTCCATCCACCTCCTCTCCCTTCATCATTCATGTCTTTCTATCTGAACGTTTGGTCAGTGACACTATCTGTAACTATGTAGGTGAGTATCTGTCACTGCAATCATCATCTGAATACATGTTGCGATGCTATACTCTATGTAACAGGCACAGCCAGGAACTCCCTGAACCAGCCCAATGTGTGGCTGACTATGCTACTCACCTCCATCCTCTGTGTGCTTCCCGTGGTGGCATATCGCTTCCTGCGCATCCTGCTGTGGCCCACTATCAACGACAAGGTCAGATGTCGAGGGTCAACTCCTTTGTAATTGGCATTGAAGAATCACAAATTATTActtctccctcactgtctctctcattcctcctcctccctctaggtGAGGTACAAGGTGAGACAGGACAAGGTGCTGCCCCCTGCCCCTCGCCGTGTCCAAGCCCGCCGCGCCAGTACCCGCCGGTCAGGCTATGCCTTCTCCCACGCCCAGGGCTACGGTGACCTGGTGACCTCAGGCAAGTTCCTGCGGTGGACCCCGAAGAGCCGGCCAGCCCTTTTCTCCCAGACAGACTCCCCATTGGCCCAGACCCAGCCTCAGTTCTACCGCACCATCATTGAGGGGGAGGAGCCACCACTGAGTCCCTAGGAGTGATGACCTAACAGAGCACACAGTGTTCAGGCCATTAAGTCTGAAAATCCTCAATGAATCTATTCCTAAAAGAAATATCAAATGTCAAtcagccatgtttctgtgaaacactTCCACTGATGCGAGGATGTGTAACATTCTTCATCTGGATAAAAAGTACAAGGACAACCCCAAGCCTAAATTCAGCATTTAGTGCCAGGCTTAGTTTCAAGATGTATGTATGTGGAAGTACTGTACTtgtaactgtaaaaaaaaaaaaaaaatattggtgaTACAGCAACAAAATCATGCTGGGCATAAGTCCAAAATGATCATTGTGACAATGGTCATAGTGGCggttggtgccgtttaagattGGGGAGGACGATTCGTTTTtttatggccttatttctattacagcataatattggatgactgtcattcataatccattcacccagctcaatgtaacatctaTAGGTTTAGGCTGCTACATGATACTCTagttttccctatacccatcatgaggttgctacaacctagcctaggTGCACAGGTCAAAAtacaaattggagtaatcaaggtgacagacagtgcctgcatctagctgatctagggtgtaatcattagttcaAACTGTTGCAAATGagaatttctattggacaaattcaggtaggtttattcccgtttcgttccgtttgcttctgtttaagatacgtttttcaacagaatcggcagaattaATACACCACTGATCACCCGCACACACAgctcactttcatagcagccacatacaaacagcatcatcactttgctcgttgtataaaTCTTTCTCGCTTttacgcgctctcctcctctcaccttttcccttacacccagttacaccggtgggccccggtggcaataaaaaaagaaaaatgaaagCTTACCTAGACTTGGAAGAGTttcagtgttggatagccttagccagctagctaacataagtagcattcctctctgtttgagctaggtgtttgagtaggctaaattagatGGCTGCATTAACTAGCTAAGAAAGTGAACGTGTACAAATTACAACAAAATATAGCTCTGTTGCTTCtaattttttaaagaaattaattttttcaaaactgttcaactattgtctttctgtttgagtcaactactcaccacgtTTTATACactacagggctagctatttgtAGCTTATGTTTTTactactagattcattctctgatcctttgattgggtgggcaacatgtcagttcatgctgcgaGAGCCCTGATTGGTAAGccatcataattactgtgtaagtctatggtagggggtgagaaccatgagcctcctaggttttgtattgaagtcattgtacacagaggaggaTGAAAAATAGCTGTACTCCGGTTACAacatggtgctaccctagagtgttgttgaggctactgtagaccctCATTGCAAAACAGTGCATTTTAATTTAGTGACGTAAATATATTTAAAGAAAGTTTTATCTataaaaggataacttttttaatgtttcacaatttttttttaatgaaattcactgagtaggatgctCCTCCCCTGTTTTATTATAGCTTTATCAATGAATTGTAGTTATTCTTGAGTTATTACTGTGTTATTATACAATTTAGTGAGACTTGAAGGGCCTTAAATAACATGATTTGAAACTTTTATACAAACTTTCTTTACATATTGTTCCACCTACATTGTAGTGAACTGTCTGTACTCAGGGTGTTGCATTGAGTTATGATATATTATTATTTGAGTGCATTATGTCAGGCATAGCCTGTTCTGACTTAAACGGATTTATGTTAGTATACCTTAGTAGACATATTTGTGTAATATTTGTTGGACCTACATGAGGATGTTATATTTTTTTCTGGGAATAATATTGTATGAAAATATAAACATTTTCTCAATCGTTGAAACACAAATCATAGACTCTCTAATGTGATTTTAATtatgtagcctactttttgagCATTGTACTGCCATAATAAATGTTTGATATTTTTGTAttccttttgttgttgtttttgttgtttgtaaTCGTTGGTCATTTTTTATAAGTAAATGGCCTACATTTCTATTCGCTGTTGTTGGAAACGGCTTGAGTGACAAGTCCTGCGCTCTGCGCATTGGCTAGAGACGTTGTGACGCAAATATACCGCTGACCTGGTCTGGCCTCTGTTTCACCGGCACTGGAAGCGCGACGCACGGACAGTTGGAAAGAAGGAACCGACCTGCAGCAGTTAGGACTATTGGCAGTCACAATTTACAACATAATAACCGATCGAAGCCTTCAAACTACCCGCAACGCCAACCGTATGTATGTTTAATGTTTGTTTTACGTAATTGAATACATCAGCATTCGAGTGGCGCATGTCTTATTAATCATTCAACTGCATTATGTTGAAGATTTTGAAGGGAAAATATATCGTTAGGCCTGCTCTTCTCAATTATATAATATGAATAGTATGCATCCATTGTAACTTTAAATTGTAAAATTGGGAGAGGATTACAGTGCAAGTTTTGACCCTGTTAGAAAAAAAATGTAGGTTAGGAGATGCCTGCATAGCCTTTTCCATGATGCTCAGGTGAATTGTGTGTTTATTTAGAATTTTGTTTAATGTAATCGTCTTCAGGACATCGTAGTACTACTGTCAAATGTTGGTCGTGTGTGTTTtggtagcctactggcatgatgcGCTGTTTAGAACCTGTGCTGAGACACGTTATGGACTCTGCTGTCAGTTTCTTGCTTTGACCCCATTTCACACGCCCTCCCCATCTTTCATGCAGACCCTATGTCACATTGTAACTCATGTGATGTCTTTCAGGTGTGCTGTGCGACCTAGAATGACAACCTCAAAGACATTCTGAGACATTGTAACTGACTCACTATTCAGTCTAGTGCACtggacacacatatacacagtttTACTTTCACTGTTTGTTCACCCTTAACCTTTAAGCAGAGGAGGTGGTGACCAAGGAGACCAAGCTCTGTCTGATGTACTGTGTTGGGATAAATCTTCTGCTGAACTGACTGAATGTAGTTTGTTTAAAATGACCTTGCCAATTCCGTATTGCCCGTGCTTACAACAATAATTTCCACAGAATATAGGCCAAACTGTTCTAATCTGAGCACCATAATGATGTCTATTGTACAGCCCTTTAACGGTTCTTTACAGGAAAACAAACATTACAGAAACAGAAAAAAACATCAAGTTTGTTGTCTTGATCTGTGTTCCACTCTACCACAGCCTATGATTAGTAGCCAGGCAGGCAGGGGTGCTGACTGGGACGCGGGGGGCATATGAAATATGCAGTGCAGTGGTTAGTTATCTGCAACAACACCCTCAACAACACCCTGTCAGCCTGCATGGCCCACTTTCCACATGAAATTCTCTCCTGGTATTTAACTTAATGATCTTATTTAAAGATGAGAGGCTCCAAGGAAATGTCAGTGCATGGATTCCAGTTCTCATGGATACGATGCCTACTGTATGGGATTAGAGAGAAACTTCAACTATTCTTCTATGCCAAATCAGGAACAGCTTGTTGACAAGTGATGTGTATTTCCCTAGTAAACAGATGAACTGAAACAGACACTTAGGCCTAGTTAAATGTGTATGTCATGGATATTGGTACAGTTATGGATAGGTTTTCATGGTGGAGATATTTGTTGACATGTTTGTTTGTTTcgaaaaccttttgaggataaaGAGGATTTTTTTTCAGCCTTTCCCTGGTCCCTGGCACCAGATGTTGCTGCGATTTACAGATTACACCCAGATGGGGCACTGTAGGGGTGTGAACGGTAGGCTGTGAAGGATAACACCTCTCATAAACAAAACTCTGTACCCCAAAAATGTAGCAAACAAACATTTTGCATTTAAAATCGCTTTAAAGTTATTTATAGTGACTTGACCTCAATACGAAAGTAAGCTTCAAAGCTCAAGATGAGACTATTTGGATGATTTAACAGAATTCAGAAAATGACAAGGGTTTTATATTCTCAAAAAGAGccaggagtagagtagagtagagtagagcccACCCTCCAAATCTCTTAAAATGACTCTGTGAGCCTGCGCACTGTAATCCATGACACTGTTGTCATAGAAGGCTGAGGCTCAGAACTGTCTTTACAGGGAGGAAGCACTAGCTAAGGGTTTAGGGGATGAGAGTTGGGCTCAGAAAacatgtttgtgtgagtgtgtgtgaacagtatgtGATAGTCTGCTGTGTGCTTCCTCCTCCACGGCTGACTGAGTGAATCATGGAGCTCTAACCCAGAGGCAGAGGACGTAGTAGTAGTTTGACTGGCTATAGGCTCCAGAATTATCACAAGGCTTCATAGTATCATAGCCCATTTAATACTGTCCTCCTGTTTCAGGTGTTTTCTTCAGAGAATGGAGACTCTTGCAGTAATAACATCACCTCATGAGCTGAGAGAATGAACAGGACGGCCAGCCAATCAGGGGATACCCTGATCACGTGTCACTTCCCCCTGGTGCAGCTCCCCCCCTGGCAGCTTCCTGTGCAGGCAGCTCTGTGCAGTGGCTCTGCCAAGCAGCCTGGTCGGCTGTGCTCCAGCTCCGTAGGTCTGACCCGTGCCGCCTCCCTCCCTGAGCAGGACAACCTCCACAGAGAGCCCTTCCACAGCAGCCTCAGACACATCTCCTCCAGCTACTGGAGCCTCAAGGAGGACCGGAGcgaggaggagggggacagggaggggggCAGCGACAGCAGCGGGAGGTGTGACTCTGGATCCTCACCAGAGGAGGCATCACAGATGACCATCTCCCAAAGACGTAAAGAACACCCTGTAGTTAGAGGTTCTTTACGGTCACACAACTCCTTCCTCCCGAATGAAGGGGTGGACGAAGATGATGAGGATAGTGATAACCTGCACAGATACCACGAGGACCCTTTTTTTGTGCTGCAGCTGCATGGGAACTCTAACTGGGCCCTGAGTAATGCTGGGAGGTGGTCCTCCAAACCTTCTAGCCAATCAGCCAGTCAGCAGAACAATGACAACAAGGGTAGTACTGTGTTGTTGGACTGtggggagcaggagagagtagtggATATTGAAGATAATATGTTCAAATGTGGTGATGAGGGCTACTGCTTCAGCTATGGTCAACCAAAATGTTTCTCTGAGTCTTTCTCTGAGGGTCATCTAGAGTATGTCACAGACTCCTCCTGCAACAGCTCTGATGGGGTTCTTGTCAACTTCAGCGCCATCTACAACAAGAGTAACAACCCTGCCACCCCAAACGACCTCAGCTGCCCTGCAGTACAGTCCTCCCAGCCAGCAGAGGGCTCTGTCTTCCTAAACCTGCACCCTTTCTCCCAGGAGTCTCAGGGACCTCAGGCTGCTGTACCTAGTCAGGGGAGCCGAACAACCTCCTCTCCTCATGACGGGGGGCCTTCTGCCCCCTGCTGGTCACCGCAGGCGCTGGACTCCAACTGTAACATCTACCTTCCCGATACCCAGAGCCTCCTGTCCTCTCTGGAGGTCTCTGACCTCACTTCCTGTCTCCAGAGCCAGGCCAGGCTGCTGCCCACAGGGACCACCCAGAAGTACTACAAGCTGGTGACTTGTGACCTCTCATCTCAGTCAGCCTCGCCTAGTCCGGCCTGGTCCAGCACCACCAGTGTCACCTCAGAGGGCCACTACGTCCTCTTCAATAAGGCCCGGGGAGATCAGGGCCAGGGGAACAAACAGGTAGGCTTACCACAATAACGTACAGTATGTTTAAAAATGTCCTTCATGTTTTGACTAATTTGTAAGATGTATGatgagcagaattactttcaTAACGGTTGACTTTCCTAATCAAAGTTTCTCCATTTCTCCATGGCCAGCAGGAAGAAGGCTCAGACAAAGAAGGGAGGAGAGCTACCCCATTGCACCGTCCTCGCTGTATGAGCTGGGACTCCCAACATGTCACCACCTTCGCTGAGATTGCACACTGTAAGAGACATACAGACAGCTGTCAGAGCTCCAGCCACTCCCACACCTCCCAGGACCTGTGTCCCATCCAGGAGGCAGTTTCCCTGGGCCAGAATAGCAGCCACTCCCCCCTACTCCTGAGTCCCAACCACCCTTCTGTGTCACCAGACCATGAGGCAGAGGAGGAGGGTATGAAAACAAGCCAGTCTGTATTTTTACATGAGTAATTGTGATTCAGCTGAAGCTAACCCTTGTTTTTTCCTATTTTTCAAACGTTCaatcccctgtcctccctctttcccctcctacTCTTAGGGGCGTGTTCATGGGCAACTCCTGTGGTGCGGTACAGTAAGGCTCAGAGGCCCAGCTCCCTGCCCATCCAGCCCTTCATCCTGCTTCCCCCAGCGGGTAAACCTCAGAGCCAGCCCCTGGGCTCCCTGCTGGACCAGTACATCAGCCACAAGAACACCAAGCCCAGCTCCCAGCCAGGGTTCAAGTGCAAAGGCAACAGACTCCTGACCCACCTGCGTCCTTCACCGCTGGGCAGCTATGGAGCCATCCTCCTGGAGGGCCCCTCTAGCTCTGATACCTGCTCCACCTGCACCCCCAGTCCAGAACACTTCCAGTCCAGACGCAACTGGACACACTCCAGTCCTTACAGGCCCTACAGTAGCCCTGGCTTT
This window harbors:
- the LOC115204163 gene encoding iporin isoform X1, producing the protein MNRTASQSGDTLITCHFPLVQLPPWQLPVQAALCSGSAKQPGRLCSSSVGLTRAASLPEQDNLHREPFHSSLRHISSSYWSLKEDRSEEEGDREGGSDSSGRCDSGSSPEEASQMTISQRRKEHPVVRGSLRSHNSFLPNEGVDEDDEDSDNLHRYHEDPFFVLQLHGNSNWALSNAGRWSSKPSSQSASQQNNDNKGSTVLLDCGEQERVVDIEDNMFKCGDEGYCFSYGQPKCFSESFSEGHLEYVTDSSCNSSDGVLVNFSAIYNKSNNPATPNDLSCPAVQSSQPAEGSVFLNLHPFSQESQGPQAAVPSQGSRTTSSPHDGGPSAPCWSPQALDSNCNIYLPDTQSLLSSLEVSDLTSCLQSQARLLPTGTTQKYYKLVTCDLSSQSASPSPAWSSTTSVTSEGHYVLFNKARGDQGQGNKQQEEGSDKEGRRATPLHRPRCMSWDSQHVTTFAEIAHCKRHTDSCQSSSHSHTSQDLCPIQEAVSLGQNSSHSPLLLSPNHPSVSPDHEAEEEGACSWATPVVRYSKAQRPSSLPIQPFILLPPAGKPQSQPLGSLLDQYISHKNTKPSSQPGFKCKGNRLLTHLRPSPLGSYGAILLEGPSSSDTCSTCTPSPEHFQSRRNWTHSSPYRPYSSPGFTFTSPKQAHISTIQSKSELTQVNSCQDQLFADLDQSYPSPGQAHSSTNQSQRKDSNKRSHGMAQICQDLICQFPEQKSPSPVLLTHSLDCPIDSHVATMSPSVSHTPHPDLLVSFSPDPPLPPHKRTPLTSIPKAGSAASHYSLTAALSSVAHMSSLSALLQPLVSAGPSVKQHQQQHCDSFSLSDSWPPVEFCLSPEASYESLSISHLQRRGLLKSVSLAVDLIMAHFGTSRDPGEKMWLGNSSRSTTIGGLVLEHLCPTIQNILQDGLRDHKLDLIIGQRRNHAWNVVEAFTHTGPTTRVLHSLLSKVRQCSLLTSHCMKLRAFIMGLLNLRTLEFWLNHLYNQKEVVKAHYHPWGFLAMSQGQCQPLFQELLLLLQPLSMLPFDLNLLLEPRLLHNRWLCSEEQAPPCSTFLMTSCPLLKGDREDRQGAYSSMDGPRENSRPTGDPHQLVQHLQGSSQVSKAMCQEKRVRPVGESSRSLWSAAIPGCWQRQPSHAERVECGQIYKHVIHPEPQQGRREEENSQGRREGRGPETPRMTADPQDDSPSQGGLRWAKLFGSGRDHPARTQRAPQNPNGTQTQKRRPSQWLQLDSAQLGLLAHTVWSGKQPDRKHQT
- the LOC115204163 gene encoding iporin isoform X2 produces the protein MNRTASQSGDTLITCHFPLVQLPPWQLPVQAALCSGSAKQPGRLCSSSVGLTRAASLPEQDNLHREPFHSSLRHISSSYWSLKEDRSEEEGDREGGSDSSGRCDSGSSPEEASQMTISQRRKEHPVVRGSLRSHNSFLPNEGVDEDDEDSDNLHRYHEDPFFVLQLHGNSNWALSNAGRWSSKPSSQSASQQNNDNKGSTVLLDCGEQERVVDIEDNMFKCGDEGYCFSYGQPKCFSESFSEGHLEYVTDSSCNSSDGVLVNFSAIYNKSNNPATPNDLSCPAVQSSQPAEGSVFLNLHPFSQESQGPQAAVPSQGSRTTSSPHDGGPSAPCWSPQALDSNCNIYLPDTQSLLSSLEVSDLTSCLQSQARLLPTGTTQKYYKLVTCDLSSQSASPSPAWSSTTSVTSEGHYVLFNKARGDQGQGNKQEEGSDKEGRRATPLHRPRCMSWDSQHVTTFAEIAHCKRHTDSCQSSSHSHTSQDLCPIQEAVSLGQNSSHSPLLLSPNHPSVSPDHEAEEEGACSWATPVVRYSKAQRPSSLPIQPFILLPPAGKPQSQPLGSLLDQYISHKNTKPSSQPGFKCKGNRLLTHLRPSPLGSYGAILLEGPSSSDTCSTCTPSPEHFQSRRNWTHSSPYRPYSSPGFTFTSPKQAHISTIQSKSELTQVNSCQDQLFADLDQSYPSPGQAHSSTNQSQRKDSNKRSHGMAQICQDLICQFPEQKSPSPVLLTHSLDCPIDSHVATMSPSVSHTPHPDLLVSFSPDPPLPPHKRTPLTSIPKAGSAASHYSLTAALSSVAHMSSLSALLQPLVSAGPSVKQHQQQHCDSFSLSDSWPPVEFCLSPEASYESLSISHLQRRGLLKSVSLAVDLIMAHFGTSRDPGEKMWLGNSSRSTTIGGLVLEHLCPTIQNILQDGLRDHKLDLIIGQRRNHAWNVVEAFTHTGPTTRVLHSLLSKVRQCSLLTSHCMKLRAFIMGLLNLRTLEFWLNHLYNQKEVVKAHYHPWGFLAMSQGQCQPLFQELLLLLQPLSMLPFDLNLLLEPRLLHNRWLCSEEQAPPCSTFLMTSCPLLKGDREDRQGAYSSMDGPRENSRPTGDPHQLVQHLQGSSQVSKAMCQEKRVRPVGESSRSLWSAAIPGCWQRQPSHAERVECGQIYKHVIHPEPQQGRREEENSQGRREGRGPETPRMTADPQDDSPSQGGLRWAKLFGSGRDHPARTQRAPQNPNGTQTQKRRPSQWLQLDSAQLGLLAHTVWSGKQPDRKHQT